In the Alteromonas sp. M12 genome, one interval contains:
- a CDS encoding SDR family oxidoreductase, translating into MTKLNTVLITGASEGIGRSFAETFAKHGHDLVLVARNQQKLNELSIYLNAKYAVTCHVYPTDLSLKHSAQKLYEQLMTDKIEVDILVNNAGMMQIDPIQQADVDTLNNLIQLNIQSLVNMTRVFVGPMIAKGEGRIVNVGSIASFMPTPSFSAYGASKAFVLSFSEGISEDLKGTGVTVTCVCPGITETKMLSGAHGVEQYIPSFLKAQPDSLTNDAYKAMMKGDVVFLDKLANKMLVQYATHYPRWMVRRINGLFRRFTL; encoded by the coding sequence ATGACCAAATTAAACACAGTATTGATAACGGGAGCATCAGAAGGGATTGGCAGGAGTTTCGCCGAAACCTTTGCCAAACACGGACACGATCTGGTTTTAGTGGCTCGTAATCAGCAAAAGTTAAATGAATTATCGATTTATTTAAATGCAAAATATGCTGTGACTTGTCATGTATATCCCACTGACTTAAGCCTTAAACATAGCGCACAAAAGTTATATGAACAGTTAATGACCGATAAAATAGAAGTCGACATTTTGGTCAATAACGCAGGCATGATGCAAATAGACCCCATTCAACAAGCGGATGTAGATACGCTTAACAACTTAATTCAACTGAACATTCAAAGCCTAGTCAATATGACCCGCGTATTTGTTGGCCCTATGATTGCGAAGGGCGAAGGCCGAATAGTCAATGTAGGCTCTATAGCCAGCTTTATGCCGACCCCAAGTTTTAGTGCATATGGTGCAAGTAAAGCATTTGTTTTGTCGTTCAGTGAAGGGATTTCAGAAGATCTTAAAGGTACCGGCGTAACTGTGACTTGCGTGTGTCCGGGGATTACTGAAACTAAGATGTTGAGTGGCGCCCATGGCGTTGAACAGTACATCCCAAGTTTTCTAAAAGCACAACCAGATTCCCTCACCAACGACGCCTATAAAGCTATGATGAAAGGTGACGTGGTATTTCTAGATAAATTGGCCAATAAAATGTTAGTCCAGTATGCCACCCATTATCCACGCTGGATGGTACGGCGTATCAATGGCTTATTTCGTAGATTTACCCTTTAA
- a CDS encoding VOC family protein: MQNPVGWFEIYVDDIKRAKAFYEKVFDVELEALSDPSDGSVEMLAFPSDMEKYGASGALVKMSDFPAGGNSTLVYFSCDDCAIEGAKVESAGGQVQRQKMSIGDYGFIVLAIDTEGNMFGLHSMS; encoded by the coding sequence ATGCAAAATCCAGTTGGTTGGTTTGAAATTTATGTCGACGACATTAAGCGTGCTAAGGCATTTTATGAAAAAGTATTTGATGTAGAGTTGGAGGCGTTAAGCGATCCTAGTGATGGCAGTGTAGAGATGCTCGCTTTCCCATCTGACATGGAAAAATATGGCGCATCAGGCGCACTCGTGAAGATGTCAGATTTTCCTGCTGGCGGAAATAGTACCTTAGTCTATTTTTCCTGTGATGACTGCGCAATAGAAGGAGCTAAAGTTGAGAGTGCCGGAGGACAGGTTCAACGGCAAAAAATGTCGATCGGTGATTACGGATTTATAGTGCTTGCGATAGATACGGAAGGCAATATGTTCGGGTTGCATTCCATGAGCTAA
- a CDS encoding LysR family transcriptional regulator, translating to MDIRFLSTFLEVANTRHFGKAADNLYLTQSAVSARIKLLEEYFNTALFIRNRNSIQLTPAGEQLIPYAKQLSAKLLEAKQALNHKSVRFLSVATTPNAFYLSLDKILCEVAHQFPEISLRTDLGNTELLSRQLHERTIDMAFTTEPLKLDNVETSQIAEIPLRFFAKPNSQDLEEYVHIEWSHKVTDNVYQQFPQCRNARLKTSSYQIGLGQLNSSEKGCTLLPETGSYPGLVKLDIPCDFNVRIYLNVIENNNIEELIAVVKFITNSVSAISS from the coding sequence GTGGATATCCGTTTCCTTAGTACTTTTTTGGAAGTTGCTAATACACGCCATTTTGGTAAAGCAGCTGACAACTTATACCTCACTCAATCTGCCGTTAGTGCCAGGATTAAATTGCTCGAAGAGTATTTTAATACAGCCTTGTTTATTCGTAATCGAAATAGTATTCAACTTACTCCAGCTGGTGAACAGCTCATTCCTTACGCGAAACAACTGTCGGCAAAACTGCTAGAGGCAAAACAAGCATTAAATCATAAAAGCGTCAGATTTTTGAGTGTGGCAACCACTCCGAATGCATTCTATTTAAGTCTTGATAAGATCCTCTGCGAGGTCGCTCATCAATTTCCTGAGATATCGCTTCGAACAGATTTAGGAAACACTGAATTGTTGTCTAGGCAACTACATGAACGCACCATAGACATGGCCTTCACCACAGAACCGCTTAAACTGGATAACGTTGAAACCAGTCAAATAGCAGAAATCCCCCTGCGTTTTTTTGCCAAACCCAATAGCCAAGATTTGGAAGAATATGTTCACATTGAGTGGAGCCATAAAGTCACAGACAATGTTTATCAACAATTCCCCCAATGCCGAAATGCACGTTTAAAAACCAGCTCTTATCAAATAGGACTTGGGCAATTAAATAGTAGTGAAAAAGGCTGTACATTATTACCTGAAACAGGAAGCTACCCCGGATTGGTAAAATTGGATATTCCTTGTGATTTTAACGTGCGTATTTATCTGAATGTGATTGAAAATAACAATATTGAAGAACTCATTGCAGTAGTTAAATTTATCACAAACTCAGTTTCTGCAATAAGCTCCTAA
- a CDS encoding RimK family protein: MYKSLVVVDTLDGLPQIDANIIDFAQYLADYPKAGEPKTRVINLCNTSLYLSEGYYCSLLAEARQHKVLPSVNCINDLTALNRHESVEKSGLTLAKSFLPMQFDKEEVEILVFFGWTENESFKKLSKHVFERYPAPILRLKIKPSDNSIWVQVSVMGCNELDAKTWPVFIQRLEHYTQSTWRNHYNKKKFRWDMAILVNEQEKTPPSDSKALKSFIKAAEQVGIHAELINAKQATNIGQYDALFIRETTAIDHHTYRLARKAEQDGLVVIDDAQSILRCCNKVFLHDAFSYNKVPAPKSSFVSNALDETCEKLAAEFGYPIVLKLPESSFSMGVFKVENFAELKLKLTEMLTKSALVLVQEYVYTDFDWRIGVLNGRAIYACRYFMARNHWQIYNHGSKAHFSGDFETLPTFEVPKPVLDAAVKASAIVGKGLYGVDIKQVNNQVYVIEVNDNPSLESKVEDLYLGKELYMIIMQEFANRLEARGR, translated from the coding sequence ATGTATAAATCGTTAGTCGTCGTTGACACGTTAGATGGGTTACCACAAATTGATGCAAATATAATCGATTTTGCTCAGTATTTGGCGGATTATCCTAAAGCTGGTGAACCCAAAACCAGAGTAATCAACTTATGTAATACATCGCTTTATTTGAGCGAGGGTTACTACTGTTCGTTACTGGCTGAAGCCCGTCAACATAAGGTGTTACCCAGCGTTAACTGTATTAACGATTTAACCGCATTAAATCGGCACGAATCAGTAGAAAAATCTGGACTAACACTAGCTAAGTCTTTCCTTCCTATGCAATTTGATAAGGAAGAAGTGGAAATCTTGGTATTTTTTGGTTGGACCGAAAATGAAAGTTTCAAAAAGTTATCAAAACATGTGTTTGAACGTTATCCAGCGCCAATATTACGCCTAAAAATAAAGCCATCTGATAACTCTATTTGGGTGCAGGTATCGGTTATGGGCTGTAACGAGTTGGATGCGAAAACTTGGCCGGTGTTTATTCAGCGTTTGGAACATTACACCCAATCAACTTGGCGCAATCATTACAACAAGAAAAAATTCCGTTGGGACATGGCGATTTTAGTTAATGAACAGGAAAAAACACCTCCAAGTGACAGTAAGGCGTTGAAAAGCTTTATAAAGGCTGCTGAACAAGTGGGTATTCACGCGGAGCTAATTAACGCAAAACAAGCAACCAATATTGGTCAGTATGATGCTCTATTTATCAGAGAAACCACTGCGATCGATCACCACACCTATCGTTTAGCGCGCAAAGCTGAACAAGATGGTCTGGTAGTCATTGATGATGCGCAGTCGATTCTGCGCTGTTGCAATAAAGTGTTTTTACACGATGCATTTAGCTATAACAAAGTACCAGCTCCAAAAAGCAGTTTTGTGTCAAACGCACTTGATGAAACCTGCGAAAAGCTAGCCGCAGAATTTGGCTATCCAATCGTACTTAAGTTACCCGAAAGTTCGTTTTCAATGGGTGTGTTTAAAGTTGAGAACTTTGCCGAGCTAAAATTGAAATTAACCGAAATGTTGACTAAATCAGCGTTGGTTTTAGTCCAAGAGTACGTTTATACCGATTTCGATTGGCGTATTGGTGTGCTTAATGGCCGTGCTATTTATGCTTGCCGTTATTTTATGGCTCGCAATCACTGGCAAATATACAACCACGGCTCCAAAGCACATTTCTCCGGTGATTTTGAGACTTTGCCAACTTTCGAAGTACCCAAGCCCGTGTTAGATGCGGCGGTGAAAGCCAGTGCTATCGTTGGTAAAGGTTTATACGGAGTAGACATCAAACAGGTTAATAACCAGGTATATGTGATTGAAGTGAATGACAACCCCAGTTTGGAGTCGAAAGTGGAAGACCTTTATTTAGGTAAAGAGCTGTACATGATCATTATGCAAGAATTTGCGAATCGTCTTGAAGCGAGAGGTCGCTAA
- a CDS encoding GNAT family N-acetyltransferase/peptidase C39 family protein produces MVSKQQTMPILIRAAANEDLQQLLELEKQSFDSDRLSRRSFRHWLKSPTCVFIVAVQENASEKSQAAILGYGLVLMRKGTRLCRLYSIAVSKQAKGSGLGKRILSELEKESVERGKLFMRLEVACDNETAINLYKSFGYRSFGVYRNYYHNSVDALRMQKPIHQRLTQQRWASYPWYRQTTEFTCGPAALMMAMNNLDSEMNMNQSLELDIWRQATTIFMTSGHGGCHPIGLGIAAMERGFDAKVYVNTKDTLFLDGVRSEHKKNIMHAVEKRFKQRAKEIGLPIQYSAPSVAMIQSELAAGSVVLSLISTYQLDGKKSPHWVTITHVDDDCLYFHDPDPDDTTEEVDNQQMADCQHIPLAKEDFNNLSVFGKSKLRTAVVISRVNK; encoded by the coding sequence ATGGTATCTAAACAACAAACGATGCCAATTTTAATAAGAGCAGCTGCAAATGAAGATTTGCAGCAACTGCTCGAATTGGAAAAACAGAGTTTCGATTCTGATCGGCTAAGCCGCCGGAGTTTCAGGCATTGGCTGAAATCTCCTACATGTGTATTTATTGTGGCGGTACAAGAAAACGCGTCGGAAAAATCTCAAGCAGCGATATTGGGTTATGGACTTGTGTTGATGCGCAAAGGTACTCGTTTGTGCAGGCTATATTCGATTGCCGTATCGAAACAAGCCAAAGGAAGCGGTTTGGGCAAACGTATATTGAGTGAATTGGAAAAAGAATCTGTTGAGCGCGGAAAATTGTTTATGCGTTTAGAAGTAGCCTGTGACAATGAAACGGCGATAAACCTTTATAAATCTTTCGGTTACCGATCTTTTGGTGTTTATCGCAACTATTATCATAACAGCGTAGACGCTTTGCGTATGCAAAAGCCGATTCACCAACGTTTAACTCAACAACGCTGGGCAAGTTACCCTTGGTATCGACAAACCACGGAGTTTACTTGTGGACCTGCAGCTTTGATGATGGCGATGAATAATCTCGATTCTGAGATGAACATGAACCAATCTTTAGAGTTAGATATTTGGCGACAAGCTACCACCATTTTCATGACATCTGGTCACGGTGGTTGTCATCCTATTGGTTTAGGCATAGCGGCAATGGAACGGGGTTTTGATGCCAAGGTATATGTAAATACAAAAGACACTTTGTTTCTTGATGGCGTGCGCAGTGAGCATAAAAAAAACATCATGCATGCTGTTGAAAAACGCTTTAAACAACGAGCAAAGGAAATTGGATTACCGATCCAATATAGCGCACCCAGTGTAGCAATGATCCAATCAGAATTAGCAGCAGGTTCGGTAGTGCTGAGCCTGATAAGTACCTATCAACTAGACGGTAAAAAGTCACCGCATTGGGTCACTATTACCCATGTGGATGATGACTGCTTATATTTCCATGACCCTGATCCAGATGACACCACAGAGGAAGTTGATAATCAGCAAATGGCAGATTGCCAACATATTCCGTTGGCGAAAGAAGACTTTAATAATTTGTCGGTATTTGGTAAGTCCAAATTACGTACAGCCGTTGTTATTAGTCGTGTAAATAAATAA
- a CDS encoding RMD1 family protein, whose translation MTSNFSSQLIEVNCIADTLELKAIQSQFAKHFVVNRYRDALHIDLPKGHVFIFDYGVVVTWGISAAKKTDLMEDLKAFNTTGPTEHWEVYQFNLVDDAKLSICNDIFTLGAAKTHTLLAISHAFAQSRKLEVFESQAESTITHNRHLAKELATTGNIKLSRKKLAMRRGALFQTKNDIMLRFSLLDVPEYFWDYPATQEDYLAATKYLELTQRIELLNLKLETIHELFEMLAAEQNHKHSSFLEWIIIILIAVEIVLFFVH comes from the coding sequence ATGACAAGCAATTTTTCATCTCAACTGATTGAAGTTAACTGCATCGCAGACACCCTTGAACTCAAGGCGATTCAAAGTCAGTTTGCTAAACACTTTGTGGTTAATCGTTACAGAGATGCGTTACATATAGATCTTCCTAAAGGTCATGTATTTATATTTGACTATGGGGTGGTTGTGACTTGGGGAATCAGTGCCGCTAAAAAGACTGATTTAATGGAAGACTTGAAGGCGTTTAATACCACAGGTCCAACTGAGCACTGGGAAGTTTACCAGTTTAATTTGGTCGATGATGCCAAGCTATCCATTTGCAATGACATCTTTACTTTAGGCGCGGCGAAAACTCACACTTTATTGGCCATAAGCCATGCTTTTGCGCAGTCACGTAAATTGGAAGTATTTGAATCTCAAGCGGAAAGTACGATTACCCATAATCGACATCTGGCAAAAGAACTTGCTACCACAGGTAATATCAAATTAAGCCGAAAAAAGCTGGCGATGCGACGAGGAGCGCTATTTCAAACTAAAAACGACATTATGTTGCGTTTTAGTTTATTGGATGTACCAGAATATTTTTGGGATTACCCTGCGACCCAAGAAGATTATTTGGCCGCAACCAAATATCTTGAACTGACTCAAAGAATTGAATTGCTCAACCTCAAGCTAGAAACTATTCATGAACTCTTTGAAATGCTGGCGGCGGAGCAAAACCATAAACATTCTTCATTTTTGGAATGGATAATCATCATCTTGATTGCGGTGGAAATTGTGCTTTTTTTCGTTCATTAA
- a CDS encoding TonB-dependent receptor: MNLKYGFCCIAALFSLSVSSISVLAQQNVETLQVTGTRLADNTAGSFSSLSREQIDAINPASTLDLLNRIPNIVIAENGVAGGVSFVSVRGGESNFTLVLIDGVAVNDSTNSRGGGFDFSQINPQSIERVEVYHGGISAIYGGEAISGVIHIITREQAAPAINLEVGSDKQVNGSLNLSHAYANGVSVLASLSSRQREASDFATANSQQGLFKVAFANTKQNHRLLVTYSDNENLSFAEDSGGELYAMPQVAEQRNSEQWLVGLNNTLQLEPSLAVNLNLSWLDRQESSDHPGIAEGVQSGVPASVIDSQFTRSEIELFVNHQLNQQTTIVVGVSARDAEGSNTGFLDYGFQLPVDFVLEQNSQSAFIEGKYAQNNYAIDLGLRYDDADNFDSETSVRFAGHYDLSDDVNVFAVYNEGYKLPSFFALAHPLVGNPELQPERSVNKELGVEWVFELGQITLVLFENDFTDLVDFDAELFTSVNRSSVETSGVELNSNIELTKWLQLSIDVSYVDITVDGQQSQLRRRPEWSGGASLDAQWHDVTISIFADVRDAYLDSSIPTGLVELGGYAKYGVSANWQLSDNLQTHLNIDNALAHDIQDSVGFENNDANFRVGMTYQF, from the coding sequence GTGAATCTGAAGTACGGATTTTGTTGCATTGCGGCGCTGTTTTCCCTGTCAGTGTCTTCAATATCGGTTTTGGCCCAACAAAATGTGGAAACACTGCAGGTTACGGGTACGCGACTAGCTGATAATACAGCGGGCAGTTTTTCCAGCTTATCTAGAGAGCAAATTGATGCTATCAACCCTGCATCCACACTCGACCTTCTGAATCGCATTCCCAATATCGTTATTGCTGAGAACGGTGTTGCTGGTGGTGTTTCCTTTGTATCTGTGCGTGGAGGCGAATCTAATTTCACTTTGGTTCTAATTGATGGTGTTGCGGTTAATGACTCAACAAATAGTCGTGGGGGCGGTTTCGATTTTAGCCAAATAAACCCGCAAAGTATCGAGCGAGTTGAGGTTTATCACGGTGGCATCAGTGCCATCTACGGTGGTGAGGCCATCAGCGGAGTGATTCATATTATTACTCGAGAGCAAGCTGCGCCAGCGATTAATTTGGAAGTTGGCAGCGATAAACAGGTTAACGGGAGTTTAAATCTTTCCCATGCTTACGCGAATGGTGTTTCGGTGTTGGCGAGTCTATCTTCTAGGCAAAGGGAAGCTTCTGATTTTGCCACGGCTAACAGTCAGCAAGGTCTGTTTAAAGTCGCTTTTGCCAACACTAAACAAAATCACCGACTGTTAGTCACTTACAGTGACAATGAAAACCTGAGTTTTGCTGAAGATTCCGGTGGAGAGCTTTATGCAATGCCTCAGGTAGCCGAACAACGCAACAGCGAGCAGTGGCTGGTGGGCTTAAACAATACGCTTCAGTTAGAACCATCGTTGGCTGTTAATCTTAACCTGTCTTGGTTGGATCGTCAGGAGTCATCAGATCACCCAGGTATCGCCGAAGGAGTGCAATCAGGTGTGCCTGCTAGTGTTATTGATTCACAGTTCACTCGTTCTGAAATTGAATTGTTTGTGAATCATCAGCTAAATCAACAAACTACCATTGTGGTTGGGGTTAGTGCACGCGATGCTGAAGGCAGCAATACTGGCTTTCTTGATTATGGATTTCAACTACCTGTAGATTTTGTATTAGAACAGAATTCGCAAAGTGCCTTTATTGAAGGGAAATATGCGCAAAATAACTATGCTATAGATTTAGGATTGCGATATGACGATGCTGACAACTTCGATAGTGAAACATCGGTTCGATTCGCTGGACATTATGATCTTTCTGATGATGTAAATGTGTTTGCGGTGTACAACGAAGGTTATAAATTGCCGAGCTTTTTTGCCTTGGCACATCCGCTGGTGGGCAATCCGGAGTTGCAACCAGAGCGCAGTGTCAATAAAGAACTCGGCGTGGAATGGGTCTTTGAACTGGGGCAAATTACATTGGTGTTATTTGAAAATGATTTCACTGATTTGGTAGATTTTGACGCTGAACTATTTACCTCAGTCAATCGAAGTAGTGTGGAAACTTCAGGGGTAGAGCTAAACAGTAATATTGAATTAACAAAGTGGCTGCAACTGTCAATTGACGTAAGTTATGTAGATATCACGGTTGACGGCCAGCAAAGCCAGTTGCGCAGACGCCCTGAATGGTCTGGCGGTGCAAGTTTAGATGCCCAGTGGCACGACGTGACTATCTCAATTTTTGCAGATGTGAGGGATGCGTATTTAGATAGTTCAATTCCCACAGGATTAGTTGAATTGGGTGGATATGCTAAATACGGTGTATCAGCAAATTGGCAGTTATCGGATAATTTGCAGACTCACTTAAATATCGATAACGCCCTTGCTCATGACATTCAAGATTCCGTTGGGTTTGAGAATAATGATGCCAATTTTCGGGTTGGTATGACCTATCAATTTTAA
- a CDS encoding cation transporter gives MANCCSEKSCEIEALRDKQGKTLKIVLAINAIMFVVELTAGLMANSVSLIADSLDMLGDAMVYIFSIYVIARGAKMKAISAMFKGSIMAVFGLFVLAQAIYSIIVPHSPTYEAISLFGFIALLANGVCLALLWKHRAEDINMSSVWLCSRNDIIANISVIFAGVGVWLTSSGWPDIVIGLALACLFLQSAAQVLKESISEYRTAQS, from the coding sequence ATGGCCAATTGCTGCAGTGAAAAATCCTGTGAAATAGAAGCGCTCAGGGATAAACAAGGTAAGACGTTAAAGATAGTGCTGGCTATCAATGCGATCATGTTTGTTGTGGAATTGACTGCTGGGTTGATGGCAAATTCAGTGTCGTTAATTGCAGATTCTTTAGATATGCTGGGCGATGCAATGGTTTACATTTTTAGCATTTATGTGATTGCTCGCGGGGCAAAAATGAAAGCCATATCCGCCATGTTTAAAGGCTCGATTATGGCTGTATTTGGTTTATTTGTTTTAGCCCAAGCAATTTACAGTATCATAGTTCCTCATTCACCCACATATGAAGCGATAAGCCTGTTTGGTTTCATCGCCTTATTAGCCAATGGTGTATGTTTGGCATTGCTTTGGAAACACCGCGCGGAAGACATTAATATGAGTTCGGTATGGTTATGTTCACGCAATGACATTATCGCCAATATTTCAGTTATTTTTGCTGGTGTTGGGGTTTGGTTAACTAGCTCCGGTTGGCCAGATATCGTGATCGGTCTAGCTTTAGCCTGCTTATTCTTACAATCCGCTGCACAAGTCTTAAAAGAATCAATTAGCGAGTATCGCACCGCCCAATCCTGA
- a CDS encoding GMC family oxidoreductase encodes MNKDIYIKQQNEKFDVLVVGSGITGGWAAKEFCERGFKTLMIERGRVVEHRKDYVAEGKPVWDYENRSKVDNLLIEQQYKIQKDCYAFHDGTKQFFGNDRDLPYETADGTDFRWIRANQLGGKSLLWHRQSYRMCEDDFLANKRDGVGNDWPIRYQDIADWYSYVETFAGISGSKENLSNLPDGEFLPPFAMTGPEKALKAAIEKAFPGRNLIMGRTAHLTKPTTLHLSQGRVQCQTRNECQKGCSFGAYFSTQSSTLPAAAKTNNLSIAANSVVHSLIYDEKRNRVVGVRVIDNDDLSTREYFADVVFLCASTIGSTQIMLNSTSKKFPNGIANSSGVLGHYLMDHNYNARATGDIEGFEDEYYKGRRPSSCYMPNFQTRPELYRKGYLRGFAYGINTYRADWRGKSQQDGIGSEFKDQLTQPGKWGVDFSAQGEMLPHFDNQMSLHPSKKDKWGMPLINFNVQYRENEKAMMDDAAEMGAEMLRAGGCTNVKSGTSYDLPHRAPGIAIHEVGTARMGRDPKTSVLNQYCQSHDIPNLFVTDGSAYCSSGVVNPSLTFMALTARAVDYCAKEIKAQRL; translated from the coding sequence GTGAATAAAGATATTTATATAAAACAACAAAATGAAAAATTTGATGTATTGGTTGTGGGTTCTGGGATTACCGGTGGTTGGGCAGCGAAAGAGTTTTGTGAACGGGGTTTCAAAACTCTGATGATCGAACGTGGCCGAGTGGTTGAACACCGCAAAGATTATGTCGCTGAAGGTAAGCCGGTTTGGGATTATGAAAATCGTAGCAAAGTAGATAATCTGCTAATTGAACAACAATACAAAATTCAAAAAGATTGTTATGCATTTCACGATGGTACTAAACAATTTTTTGGCAATGACCGCGATCTCCCCTATGAAACAGCTGATGGTACTGATTTTCGCTGGATACGGGCAAATCAATTAGGCGGTAAATCTTTGTTGTGGCATCGGCAAAGTTATCGCATGTGTGAAGACGATTTTTTAGCTAACAAACGTGATGGGGTTGGTAATGATTGGCCGATTCGATATCAAGATATTGCAGATTGGTATTCTTATGTTGAAACCTTTGCTGGCATCAGTGGTAGCAAAGAGAATTTGTCTAACCTACCCGATGGTGAATTTTTACCGCCCTTTGCTATGACGGGCCCAGAAAAAGCGTTGAAAGCAGCAATAGAGAAGGCCTTTCCCGGACGTAATTTAATAATGGGACGAACGGCTCACCTGACTAAACCCACTACTTTGCATCTATCTCAGGGGCGAGTGCAATGTCAGACCCGTAATGAATGCCAAAAAGGCTGTTCGTTTGGGGCCTATTTCTCGACACAAAGCTCAACTTTGCCAGCAGCAGCAAAAACCAATAATTTGAGTATTGCCGCAAATAGTGTTGTACATAGCTTAATATATGATGAAAAACGCAATCGGGTTGTTGGGGTTAGAGTGATCGACAACGATGATCTGTCTACCCGTGAGTACTTCGCCGATGTGGTGTTTTTGTGTGCAAGTACCATTGGTAGTACCCAAATTATGCTCAATTCTACTTCTAAGAAATTTCCTAATGGTATTGCTAATTCGTCAGGTGTGTTAGGCCACTACTTAATGGATCATAACTATAATGCCCGCGCCACTGGGGATATTGAAGGTTTTGAGGACGAGTATTATAAAGGCCGACGGCCTTCATCTTGTTATATGCCAAATTTCCAAACCAGACCTGAGTTATACCGTAAGGGCTATTTGCGCGGGTTCGCCTATGGCATTAATACCTATCGCGCTGATTGGCGTGGCAAAAGCCAACAAGATGGCATTGGCAGTGAGTTTAAAGATCAGTTAACTCAACCGGGTAAATGGGGCGTTGATTTTTCTGCGCAAGGGGAAATGTTGCCACATTTTGATAATCAAATGTCATTACACCCAAGTAAAAAAGATAAGTGGGGGATGCCACTAATTAACTTTAACGTGCAATATCGAGAAAATGAAAAAGCTATGATGGATGACGCCGCCGAAATGGGCGCTGAAATGTTACGGGCTGGTGGATGTACTAATGTCAAAAGCGGCACTAGCTATGATTTACCCCACCGTGCTCCAGGTATTGCTATTCATGAAGTTGGCACCGCGAGAATGGGACGAGATCCGAAAACCTCTGTATTAAATCAATATTGCCAAAGTCATGACATTCCTAATTTATTTGTCACTGATGGTTCGGCATATTGCTCTTCAGGTGTGGTTAATCCATCACTCACCTTTATGGCGTTAACTGCTAGGGCTGTGGATTATTGTGCTAAGGAAATTAAAGCACAGCGTTTGTAG
- a CDS encoding gluconate 2-dehydrogenase subunit 3 family protein has product MKPTKLSQPQRRKFVQHLVRAMGLTTATALVYGSNLNVAMGFQIRTGDLDAAGVLFDKPTMLTLKHIANTILPRTDTPSGADLDCHGFVDHQLFRCHSEKEQQVCLDIITQIDQYSMANFKQSFSQIDAQKQAELLQAIEAMQGFSLPQKNQFKFLKSLIIFGYFTSEEGASKILRYDPVPGGFSVIPLKEDDKSWGSFAYY; this is encoded by the coding sequence ATGAAACCAACTAAACTAAGCCAACCACAAAGACGCAAGTTTGTGCAGCACCTTGTCCGTGCAATGGGACTGACCACGGCCACTGCTCTGGTATATGGCTCGAATCTTAACGTGGCAATGGGATTTCAGATTAGAACTGGGGATTTAGACGCTGCAGGAGTGTTGTTTGATAAACCCACCATGCTGACATTAAAGCATATCGCTAACACGATTTTACCGCGAACTGACACTCCTAGCGGTGCAGATTTAGATTGCCACGGATTTGTCGACCACCAACTATTTCGCTGTCACAGTGAAAAAGAGCAGCAAGTGTGCTTGGATATTATTACCCAAATAGACCAATATTCAATGGCAAATTTTAAGCAATCATTCAGTCAAATTGATGCTCAAAAGCAAGCTGAATTATTACAAGCTATTGAAGCCATGCAAGGCTTTTCCCTACCACAAAAAAATCAGTTTAAGTTTCTTAAGTCACTGATTATATTTGGCTATTTCACATCAGAAGAAGGTGCAAGCAAAATTCTTCGATACGACCCTGTGCCAGGCGGTTTTAGTGTTATTCCTTTAAAAGAGGATGACAAATCGTGGGGCAGTTTTGCTTATTATTGA